In Pseudomonas lalkuanensis, the following are encoded in one genomic region:
- a CDS encoding protease inhibitor I42 family protein has protein sequence MSLVPSPRLLLPLALALLAACAQQKTGPVVVQDQQDDCPLSLSQGQPLVLTLPSNPTTGFRWVMRDAATNVLRSLGPEVYSTPEDAGLVGSAGQSTWRFKASQPGEGRLHLDYQRPWEADVAPVESFDCQISVK, from the coding sequence ATGTCCCTCGTCCCCTCCCCTCGCCTGCTGTTGCCCCTGGCCCTCGCCCTGCTGGCCGCCTGCGCCCAACAGAAGACCGGCCCGGTTGTGGTCCAGGACCAGCAGGATGATTGCCCGCTGTCCCTCAGCCAGGGCCAACCCCTCGTGCTGACCCTGCCGAGCAATCCCACCACCGGCTTCCGCTGGGTGATGCGCGATGCCGCCACCAACGTGCTGCGGAGCCTCGGCCCGGAGGTCTACTCGACGCCGGAGGATGCAGGTCTCGTGGGCAGCGCCGGGCAATCCACCTGGCGCTTCAAGGCCAGCCAGCCCGGCGAAGGTCGCTTGCACCTTGACTACCAGCGCCCCTGGGAAGCCGACGTGGCCCCGGTGGAAAGCTTCGACTGCCAGATCAGCGTCAAGTAG